The following are encoded together in the Monodelphis domestica isolate mMonDom1 chromosome 5, mMonDom1.pri, whole genome shotgun sequence genome:
- the LOC100018537 gene encoding ER membrane protein complex subunit 5 codes for MATSLWKGLVGLGLFALAHAAFSAAQHRSYMRLTEKEDEDLPIDIVLQTLMAFAVTCYGIVHLAGEFKDMDATSELKNKTLDTLRNHPSFYVFNHRGRVLFRPSDMVYSSNQDALLSRSTVKLRKLEPLRR; via the coding sequence ATGGCGACTTCTCTGTGGAAAGGTTTGGTGGGGCTGGGCCTTTTCGCGCTGGCCCACGCTGCTTTCTCCGCTGCGCAACATCGTTCCTATATGCgcttaacagaaaaagaagatgaagatcTGCCCATCGATATCGTCCTTCAAACACTGATGGCCTTTGCTGTTACCTGTTATGGTATAGTCCATCTTGCAGGGGAGTTTAAAGACATGGATGCTACTTCAGAACTGAAAAATAAGACACTAGACACATTAAGGAACCACCCatctttttatgtatttaatcATCGCGGTAGAGTATTGTTCCGGCCTTCAGATATGGTGTATTCTTCCAACCAAGATGCTTTGTTGTCGAGATCTACAGTGAAGTTACGAAAACTTGAACCTCTGCGTCGTTAA
- the ASB13 gene encoding ankyrin repeat and SOCS box protein 13 — protein MDLRNADSALGEIGFWVDRTPVHEAAQQGETLQLQQLIENGACVNLVTVDSITPLHEASLQGQTQCVKLLLAAGAQVDARNIDGSTPLCDACASGSIECVKLLLSHGAKVNPPLYTASPLHEACMSGSSECVRLLIDVGANLEAHDCHFGTPLHVACAREHLDCVKVLLNAGANVNAAKLHETALHHAAKVKNVDLIEMLVEFGGNIYARDNRGKKPSDYTWSSSASAKCFEYYEKTPLSLSQLCRVSLRKATGVRGLEKIAKLNIPPRLINYLSYN, from the exons ATGGATCTGCGAAATGCGGACAGCGCCTTGGGAGAAATTG gGTTCTGGGTGGACAGGACACCTGTTCATGAGGCTGCCCAACAGGGTGAAACCTTGCAGCTACAACAACTGATTGAGAATGGTGCTTGTGTCAACTTGGTCACCGTGGACTCCATCACCCCTCTTCACGAGGCTAGCCTTCAGGGTCAGACACAATGTGTGAAACTTCTGCTGGCTGCTGGAGCCCAG GTAGATGCTCGGAACATTGATGGCAGTACCCCCCTTTGTGATGCCTGTGCCTCGGGCAGCATTGAATGTGTGAAGCTGCTGCTCTCTCATGGGGCAAAGGTCAACCCACCACTGTATACTGCATCCCCGCTACATGAAGCCTGCATGAGTG gaAGTTCTGAATGTGTGCGGCTTCTCATTGATGTTGGGGCTAATCTAGAAGCCCATGATTGTCATTTTGGTACTCCACTGCATGTGGCCTGTGCAAGGGAGCATCTGGATTGTGTGAAAGTGCTGCTTAATGCAG GAGCCAATGTGAATGCAGCAAAATTGCATGAGACAGCACTTCATCATGCAGCCAAAGTAAAGAATGTAGACTTGATTGAGATGCTAGTTGAGTTTGGAGGCAACATTTATGCCCGGGACAATCGAGGAAAGAAGCCTTCTGACTATACTTGGAGCAGCAGCGCCTCTGCTAAATGCTTTGAATATTATGAAA AGACACCTCTGAGCTTGTCACAGCTTTGCCGAGTAAGCTTGAGGAAGGCTACTGGTGTCAGAGGACTTGAGAAAATTGCCAAGCTGAATATTCCTCCCAGGCTAATCAATTACCTCTCATACAATTAA